The following are encoded in a window of Staphylospora marina genomic DNA:
- a CDS encoding GNAT family N-acetyltransferase: protein MIRLLALEREDCAWLFSWVEPTPAFLMQWAGPGLVFPLSLEQLERDWERGMAADSGRLMFKAVDERGVPVGTAELSSIDRLNGSARIRRVLISPECRGAGWGGRLIRELLRIGFEELGLHRMELGVFDFNEAAIRCYEKAGFVREGVSRECRRVEGRYWNLVHMGILAPEYRRLREGSESSAG from the coding sequence GTGATTCGTCTGTTGGCGCTGGAGCGGGAGGATTGTGCTTGGCTGTTCTCGTGGGTGGAACCGACGCCCGCTTTCTTGATGCAATGGGCCGGACCGGGTCTGGTGTTTCCGCTTTCGTTGGAGCAACTGGAGCGAGATTGGGAACGGGGGATGGCAGCCGATTCCGGTCGGCTGATGTTCAAGGCGGTGGATGAACGGGGAGTGCCGGTGGGGACGGCGGAACTCTCCTCCATTGACCGGCTGAACGGCTCCGCCCGCATCCGTCGGGTGTTGATCTCTCCCGAATGTCGGGGAGCGGGATGGGGCGGGCGCTTGATCCGGGAACTCCTCAGGATCGGTTTTGAGGAGTTGGGATTGCACCGGATGGAGCTGGGCGTGTTTGATTTCAATGAAGCGGCGATCCGCTGCTATGAAAAGGCCGGATTTGTCCGCGAAGGAGTCTCCCGGGAATGTCGTCGGGTGGAAGGACGGTATTGGAATTTGGTACATATGGGCATATTGGCTCCGGAATATCGTCGGCTGCGGGAAGGGTCCGAATCTTCGGCAGGTTGA
- a CDS encoding type III polyketide synthase, with product MSTLPTVISVGTAVPPHPVRQEEAKEFARGVFGSSHAEIDRLLTVFDHAAIETRYFSRPREWFEEPHSFAERNRIYAEVAGELAESAIRSCLEGTGVKPSDIDQLIFVSSTGIATPGIDAHLFNRLNMKPTLKRTPVWGLGCAGGAAGLARAWEGARAFPESLVLLVAVECCGLTFRPEDTSRSNLVATSLFADGASAVLVAGDRSKFAGRIEGPVIVDAMSVTWPDSLSVMGWEVEEDGLKVVFSKEIPQLVRQRLRPEVDRFLARRGLQVRDVDTFVAHPGGRKVLESYRDALDIPAAKLQTSADILRQYGNMSSATVLFVLERELEKSHRYGSWGLLTSLGPGFSLEMVLLRFGEPEHEGWSSRFGSGEPEFHRTKQGESVE from the coding sequence GTGAGCACATTGCCAACAGTGATTTCCGTTGGAACGGCGGTTCCTCCTCACCCCGTCAGACAGGAAGAGGCCAAGGAATTTGCCCGGGGAGTCTTCGGGTCTTCGCATGCGGAGATCGATCGGTTGTTGACGGTGTTTGATCATGCGGCGATTGAGACCAGGTATTTCAGCAGACCGCGTGAGTGGTTTGAAGAACCCCATTCTTTTGCCGAACGCAACCGGATTTATGCGGAGGTGGCCGGTGAACTGGCGGAATCGGCCATCCGTTCCTGCCTGGAGGGGACGGGGGTGAAACCTTCCGACATTGATCAACTCATCTTCGTTTCCTCCACGGGAATCGCCACACCGGGAATCGATGCCCACCTGTTCAACCGGCTGAACATGAAGCCGACGCTGAAACGGACGCCGGTGTGGGGATTGGGGTGTGCCGGCGGCGCGGCCGGCCTGGCGCGCGCGTGGGAAGGGGCCAGAGCGTTTCCGGAGAGCCTGGTATTGCTGGTTGCGGTGGAATGTTGCGGACTGACGTTTCGCCCTGAAGATACGTCGAGAAGCAATCTGGTGGCCACTTCCCTGTTTGCGGACGGAGCGTCGGCCGTATTGGTGGCCGGTGACCGGTCGAAGTTCGCAGGAAGAATCGAAGGACCCGTCATCGTGGACGCCATGAGTGTGACTTGGCCCGATTCGCTTTCCGTGATGGGATGGGAAGTGGAGGAAGACGGACTCAAAGTGGTCTTTTCCAAAGAAATTCCGCAGCTGGTCAGGCAGCGCCTTCGGCCGGAAGTGGATCGTTTTCTCGCACGCAGAGGGCTGCAGGTTCGGGATGTGGACACCTTTGTCGCCCATCCAGGCGGGAGAAAGGTTTTGGAGTCGTACCGGGATGCTTTGGACATACCCGCGGCGAAGCTGCAAACGTCGGCCGACATTTTGCGGCAATACGGCAACATGTCTTCCGCGACGGTGCTGTTTGTGCTTGAGCGGGAACTGGAGAAAAGCCACCGCTATGGCAGTTGGGGACTGCTCACGTCCCTGGGGCCCGGATTCAGTCTGGAGATGGTGCTGCTCCGCTTTGGCGAACCGGAACATGAGGGATGGAGCTCCCGTTTCGGATCGGGCGAACCGGAGTTCCACCGGACAAAGCAGGGTGAGAGCGTTGAGTGA
- a CDS encoding isoprenylcysteine carboxyl methyltransferase family protein: MSDKWFWLLWSGLAIQRLLELSLSGRNRRWMESRGGWEAGREHYPLIVGVHLLFFAGMLVEVWIGGARPPDGWPIPFLLFLTSQALRLWCIRSLGPCWNTRIMVMPGHPLVKSGPYRYLRHPNYLAVAGELLFFPMMFGAFWTMILVSMLNAALLVFVRIPAEERALRTATGKGRAEPGR, translated from the coding sequence TTGAGTGACAAGTGGTTTTGGCTGCTGTGGAGCGGATTGGCCATCCAGCGCTTGCTTGAATTGTCCCTGTCCGGACGAAACCGCAGGTGGATGGAATCCCGGGGCGGTTGGGAAGCGGGAAGGGAGCATTATCCGCTCATTGTGGGCGTCCATCTTCTCTTCTTTGCCGGAATGCTGGTGGAAGTATGGATCGGGGGAGCGCGTCCACCGGATGGGTGGCCGATTCCTTTTCTGCTTTTCCTGACATCACAGGCCCTTCGACTGTGGTGCATTCGCTCGCTCGGCCCTTGCTGGAACACGAGAATCATGGTGATGCCCGGCCACCCGTTGGTGAAATCCGGTCCGTACCGGTATCTCCGCCATCCCAATTACCTCGCCGTCGCGGGAGAGCTCCTCTTCTTTCCGATGATGTTCGGAGCATTTTGGACGATGATTTTGGTGAGCATGTTGAATGCGGCCTTGCTCGTGTTCGTGCGCATTCCCGCGGAGGAACGGGCCCTTCGCACGGCGACCGGAAAAGGACGGGCGGAACCCGGGCGATGA
- a CDS encoding alanine/glycine:cation symporter family protein, translating into MEMFSQFVAMTNDFLWSYLIIAMLIIVGLWFTLRSGFAQFRHIGEMVRLLGEGMGKKSGISSFQAFCISTASRVGVGNIAGVAMAIALGGPGAVFWMWLIALIGGASAFVEATLAQIYKVKDGDTFRGGPAYYMEKGLGQRWMGVLFAVLITLCFGLVFNSVQSNTITVAFESTYGLDRSVLGIGLVIFLGIIIFGGVKRIARASELMVPFMAIAYLLMALYVTVTNLSVIPDVLKQIVLGAFGLEQVVGGGIGAAMMQGIKRGLFSNEAGMGSAPNAAATATVSHPVKQGFIQALGVFVDTLLICTATATVVLVSGAYTDANLSGIEIASKGLGAELGIWAQHFLAFAVLLFAFTSMVGNYYYGETNIEFIKRSKGWLFTYRLAVLGMVMWGAVSKVQIVWDLADLFMALMAIINLVAILLLGKVAMNALKHYNEQRKAGKNPEFTADSLPGLTGVEAWDSSQNRQSKAG; encoded by the coding sequence GTGGAAATGTTCAGCCAATTCGTGGCCATGACCAACGACTTCCTTTGGTCTTATCTGATCATCGCCATGCTGATCATCGTGGGGCTCTGGTTTACCCTGCGCTCCGGCTTTGCCCAGTTTCGTCATATCGGTGAAATGGTCCGGTTGCTGGGCGAAGGCATGGGCAAAAAAAGCGGAATCTCTTCATTTCAGGCCTTTTGCATCAGCACGGCTTCCCGCGTCGGCGTGGGCAACATCGCCGGGGTGGCGATGGCCATTGCGCTGGGCGGGCCCGGTGCCGTCTTCTGGATGTGGCTCATCGCGCTGATCGGCGGTGCATCGGCTTTTGTGGAAGCGACGCTCGCCCAGATCTACAAAGTGAAAGACGGGGACACGTTCCGCGGCGGTCCGGCCTATTACATGGAAAAAGGGCTCGGACAACGTTGGATGGGCGTGCTGTTCGCCGTTCTGATCACCTTGTGCTTCGGTCTCGTCTTCAACTCGGTGCAATCCAACACGATTACGGTGGCCTTTGAGTCCACCTATGGATTGGACCGCTCCGTGCTGGGAATCGGACTGGTCATCTTCCTGGGCATTATCATCTTCGGAGGTGTCAAACGGATTGCCCGTGCTTCCGAATTGATGGTCCCGTTCATGGCCATTGCTTACCTGCTGATGGCACTTTATGTGACGGTCACCAATCTGTCCGTGATCCCGGATGTGCTGAAGCAAATTGTCCTCGGTGCATTCGGCCTGGAGCAAGTGGTCGGCGGCGGGATCGGCGCAGCCATGATGCAGGGCATCAAACGGGGGCTCTTCTCCAATGAAGCCGGTATGGGTTCCGCCCCCAACGCGGCCGCGACCGCCACGGTCAGCCACCCGGTGAAGCAAGGTTTCATCCAGGCGCTCGGTGTGTTTGTGGACACGCTTTTGATCTGCACCGCCACCGCCACGGTTGTGCTGGTTTCCGGTGCTTACACGGATGCCAACCTGTCCGGAATTGAAATCGCTTCAAAAGGTTTGGGAGCGGAGCTCGGAATCTGGGCCCAGCATTTCCTGGCGTTCGCCGTTCTCCTTTTCGCATTCACCTCGATGGTCGGAAACTATTATTACGGCGAAACCAACATCGAATTTATCAAGCGGAGCAAAGGTTGGCTGTTCACCTACCGCCTCGCCGTGCTGGGCATGGTGATGTGGGGGGCCGTGTCCAAGGTACAAATTGTCTGGGATTTGGCCGACTTGTTCATGGCATTGATGGCCATCATCAACCTTGTGGCCATTTTGCTGCTGGGCAAAGTGGCAATGAATGCGCTGAAACACTACAACGAGCAGCGCAAGGCAGGAAAAAATCCAGAGTTTACCGCGGACTCCCTGCCGGGTCTGACCGGAGTGGAAGCTTGGGACTCCTCCCAAAACCGACAGTCCAAAGCAGGCTGA